In Streptomyces sp. NBC_00569, a single genomic region encodes these proteins:
- a CDS encoding DUF3152 domain-containing protein codes for MGRHSRRGPAPAPLDDTEAAGAPVSAGHGRRRRGAPDVPRPTTPGPQAQQGAPRGQAQPGPAPYRGGPPNAGPPRGFSEATPAHGFPQATPPRGFPQAAPPQGPTTRGFSEATPAHGFPQATPPHGFPAAQGTPAHGSPRVTPSHGFPQGTPAHGVPHVRGGHPEQTEGGARGETRMGVGYAAAPVVPAPRSRPRQDYVDAFAPPARPSDPYGAVTDWDAEGGEPGASAAVSAEDEEPGDKRGKGRTYTGIAAAAVTTVLAVVVAGHVVQGRGDAADAHAQSAAGPGRRSTAGSASRSDDRATPRGKARPVTPLTYDQKMGKTYPLSAKLKGSGKFTAVPGFDKAPGKGEKFRYRIDVENGLGLDGALFAQAVQKTLNDDRSWAHGGGRTFERISSGKPDFVITLASPGTTGVWCEKSGLDTTEDNVSCDSAATDRVMINAYRWAQGSTTYGNKIYLYRQMLINHEVGHRLGFNHVTCTKNGALAPVMQQQTKFLTFDGITCKPNPWAFPKS; via the coding sequence GTGGGACGGCATAGCCGCCGGGGGCCGGCACCGGCACCGTTGGACGACACAGAGGCGGCCGGGGCACCGGTCTCCGCAGGCCACGGGCGCCGCAGGCGCGGCGCCCCCGATGTCCCACGTCCCACCACGCCGGGACCCCAGGCGCAGCAGGGCGCTCCGCGCGGGCAGGCGCAGCCGGGACCGGCCCCGTACCGTGGCGGGCCGCCGAACGCCGGGCCGCCGCGTGGGTTCTCCGAGGCGACGCCCGCACACGGCTTCCCCCAGGCCACTCCGCCGCGCGGTTTCCCGCAGGCGGCTCCGCCGCAGGGTCCCACCACGCGTGGGTTCTCCGAGGCGACCCCCGCACATGGCTTTCCGCAGGCGACCCCGCCGCACGGTTTCCCGGCGGCGCAGGGGACCCCGGCTCATGGTTCGCCCCGTGTGACGCCCTCCCACGGATTCCCGCAGGGCACGCCCGCGCACGGCGTTCCGCATGTGCGTGGTGGGCACCCTGAGCAGACCGAGGGGGGCGCCCGGGGTGAGACCCGCATGGGCGTCGGCTACGCGGCCGCGCCGGTCGTGCCCGCGCCGCGGAGCAGGCCGCGGCAGGACTACGTGGACGCGTTCGCCCCGCCCGCCCGTCCCTCCGACCCGTACGGCGCTGTCACCGACTGGGACGCGGAGGGCGGCGAGCCCGGCGCGTCCGCCGCGGTGTCCGCCGAGGACGAGGAGCCGGGTGACAAACGGGGCAAGGGCCGTACGTACACCGGCATCGCGGCCGCCGCCGTGACCACCGTGCTCGCCGTCGTCGTCGCCGGGCACGTCGTCCAGGGGCGTGGCGACGCGGCCGACGCCCACGCGCAGTCCGCGGCCGGGCCCGGCCGGCGGTCGACGGCCGGTTCGGCGTCCCGTTCGGACGACCGGGCCACCCCCAGGGGCAAGGCGCGGCCCGTCACCCCGCTGACGTACGACCAGAAGATGGGCAAGACGTATCCCCTGTCCGCCAAGCTCAAGGGTTCCGGGAAGTTCACCGCGGTGCCCGGGTTCGACAAGGCGCCGGGCAAGGGAGAGAAGTTCCGGTACCGGATCGACGTCGAGAACGGGCTCGGGCTCGACGGCGCGCTTTTCGCCCAGGCCGTGCAGAAGACTCTGAACGACGACCGCAGTTGGGCCCACGGCGGCGGCAGGACTTTCGAGCGGATTTCCTCTGGAAAGCCCGATTTCGTGATTACGCTGGCCAGTCCGGGGACCACCGGCGTCTGGTGCGAGAAATCCGGGCTCGACACGACCGAGGACAATGTGTCCTGCGACTCCGCCGCCACCGACCGCGTCATGATCAACGCCTATCGGTGGGCGCAGGGGTCGACGACGTACGGGAACAAGATCTATCTGTACCGGCAGATGCTCATCAACCACGAGGTCGGGCACCGGCTCGGGTTCAACCATGTGACCTGCACGAAGAACGGCGCGCTCGCGCCCGTCATGCAGCAGCAGACCAAGTTCCTGACCTTCGACGGAATCACCTGCAAGCCCAACCCCTGGGCCTTTCCCAAGAGTTGA
- a CDS encoding ABC transporter permease: MTGFLLRRAIGAAVTLLAISVIVYVVFYAAPGNVAQISCGPRCSPAQVQQVADQLRLDDPLYLRYWHFLQGIFAGQDFSTGTAVQHCDAPCLGFSYQTDQQVTQLILTKLPATASLALGAMVLWLILGVGTGVLSAWRRGRPTERILTGITLAGTATPVFVIGLLLMIVVCGQLQWLPFPQYVPFTDDPEQWAWNLLLPWLSLALIEAAKYARLTRASMLETLAEDHVRTFRAYGVGERSIIGRHALRGAVAPVIALNANDFGSMFGGAVLSETLFGIPGLGRELVHAVNVVDLPVVVGMVLVTGFFVVLANAVADVLYAVADRRVVLS; the protein is encoded by the coding sequence ATGACCGGCTTCCTGCTGCGCAGGGCGATCGGCGCCGCCGTCACCCTGCTCGCCATCTCCGTGATCGTCTACGTCGTCTTCTACGCCGCCCCCGGCAACGTCGCCCAGATCAGCTGCGGCCCCCGCTGCTCGCCCGCCCAAGTGCAGCAGGTCGCCGACCAGTTGAGGCTCGACGACCCGCTGTACCTGCGCTACTGGCACTTCCTCCAGGGCATCTTCGCCGGACAGGACTTCTCCACCGGCACCGCCGTCCAGCACTGCGACGCCCCCTGCCTAGGCTTCTCGTACCAGACCGACCAGCAGGTCACACAGCTGATCCTCACCAAGCTGCCCGCCACCGCCTCGCTCGCGCTCGGCGCCATGGTGCTGTGGCTGATCCTCGGCGTCGGCACCGGCGTCCTGTCCGCATGGCGGCGCGGCCGTCCCACGGAGCGGATCCTCACCGGCATCACCCTCGCCGGCACGGCCACACCCGTCTTCGTCATCGGCCTGCTGCTGATGATCGTCGTCTGCGGACAGCTCCAGTGGCTGCCCTTCCCGCAGTACGTGCCCTTCACCGACGACCCCGAACAGTGGGCGTGGAACCTGCTCCTGCCCTGGCTGTCGCTCGCCCTCATCGAGGCCGCCAAGTACGCGCGCCTCACCCGCGCCTCCATGCTGGAGACCCTCGCCGAGGACCACGTGCGCACCTTCCGCGCCTACGGGGTCGGCGAACGCTCCATCATCGGACGGCACGCCCTGCGCGGCGCCGTCGCCCCCGTCATCGCCCTGAACGCCAACGACTTCGGCTCCATGTTCGGCGGCGCCGTGCTCAGCGAGACCCTGTTCGGCATCCCCGGGCTCGGCCGCGAGCTCGTGCACGCCGTCAACGTCGTCGACCTGCCGGTCGTCGTCGGCATGGTCCTCGTCACGGGCTTCTTCGTCGTACTCGCCAATGCCGTCGCGGACGTCCTGTACGCGGTGGCCGACCGACGGGTGGTCCTGTCATGA
- a CDS encoding alpha/beta fold hydrolase, whose translation MSSTESPRVPAAFAAAAPKPGTVRVAEGERLDSVGLPGLSLTIRSRPGTRAGLPPALYVHGLGGSSQNWSALMPLLEDVVDGEALDLPGFGDSPPPDDGDYSVTGHARAVIRHLDAAGRGPVHLVGNSLGGAISTRVAAVRPDLVRTLTLVSPALPEIRVQRTAVPTALLAVPGVASLFTRLSKDWTAEQRVRGVTALCYGDPGRVTPEGYRAAVEEMERRLQLPYFWDAMTRSARGVVNAYTLGGQHGLWRQAERVLAPTLLVYGGRDQLVSYRMAARAARTFRSSRLLTLPDAGHVAMMEYPETVATAMRELLADAGGSTESDETSGRGAEAASGTA comes from the coding sequence ATGTCTTCGACCGAGTCGCCGCGCGTGCCTGCCGCCTTCGCAGCCGCGGCGCCCAAGCCGGGCACCGTCCGGGTCGCGGAGGGCGAGCGGCTCGACTCGGTCGGCCTGCCGGGGCTCTCGCTCACGATCCGCTCCCGCCCCGGCACCCGCGCGGGACTGCCGCCCGCCCTGTACGTGCACGGCCTCGGCGGCTCCTCGCAGAACTGGTCGGCCCTGATGCCGCTCCTCGAGGACGTCGTCGACGGTGAGGCGCTCGACCTGCCCGGCTTCGGTGACTCGCCGCCGCCGGACGACGGCGACTACTCGGTGACCGGGCACGCCCGCGCCGTCATCCGGCACCTCGACGCGGCGGGCCGCGGGCCCGTCCATCTCGTCGGCAACTCCCTCGGCGGGGCGATCTCGACGCGGGTCGCGGCCGTACGGCCCGATCTCGTCCGCACCCTCACCCTCGTCTCGCCCGCGCTGCCCGAGATCCGCGTGCAGCGCACGGCGGTGCCGACCGCACTGCTTGCCGTACCGGGCGTGGCCTCGCTCTTCACCCGCCTCAGCAAGGACTGGACCGCCGAACAGCGGGTGCGCGGCGTCACAGCACTCTGTTACGGGGATCCCGGCCGGGTCACTCCCGAGGGGTACCGGGCCGCCGTGGAGGAGATGGAGCGGCGGCTTCAACTGCCGTATTTCTGGGACGCGATGACCCGTTCGGCGCGTGGCGTGGTGAACGCGTACACCCTGGGCGGGCAGCATGGGCTGTGGCGTCAGGCCGAACGTGTCCTCGCGCCCACGCTCCTCGTCTACGGTGGACGCGATCAGCTCGTGTCCTACCGGATGGCGGCGCGGGCCGCGCGGACGTTCCGTTCCTCGCGGCTCCTGACGCTGCCGGACGCGGGACACGTGGCGATGATGGAGTATCCGGAGACGGTCGCCACGGCGATGCGTGAACTCCTCGCGGACGCGGGGGGATCGACCGAGAGCGACGAGACGAGCGGGCGGGGAGCTGAGGCGGCGAGTGGGACGGCATAG
- a CDS encoding Ms4533A family Cys-rich leader peptide has translation MSHRHAPSRTAIELTLIGVTALCVADVHCC, from the coding sequence ATGTCGCACCGCCACGCACCCTCGCGCACCGCCATTGAGCTCACGCTCATCGGCGTGACCGCGCTGTGCGTCGCCGACGTGCACTGTTGCTGA
- a CDS encoding TetR/AcrR family transcriptional regulator, which produces MTAIEQTEAARPRGTRLPRRARRNQLLGAAQEVFVAQGYHAAAMDDIAERAGVSKPVLYQHFPGKLDLYLALLDQHCEALLLAVRTALASTSDNKQRVAATMDAYFAYVEDEGGAFRLVFESDLTNEPAVRERVDRVSLQCAEAISDVIAEDTGLSKDESMLLAVGLGGVSQVVARYWLSSRSQIPRDKAVTLLTSLAWRGIAGFPLHGTDHH; this is translated from the coding sequence GTGACAGCCATCGAGCAGACAGAGGCAGCGCGCCCTCGGGGCACGCGCCTGCCGCGCCGTGCCCGACGTAACCAGCTTCTGGGCGCGGCCCAGGAGGTATTTGTCGCGCAGGGCTATCACGCGGCGGCCATGGATGACATCGCGGAGCGCGCGGGCGTCAGCAAGCCGGTGCTCTACCAGCACTTCCCCGGCAAGCTCGACCTCTATTTGGCCTTGCTCGACCAGCACTGCGAGGCGCTTCTCCTGGCCGTGCGCACGGCGCTGGCCTCCACGTCCGACAACAAGCAGCGGGTCGCGGCCACGATGGACGCGTACTTCGCCTACGTCGAGGACGAGGGCGGCGCGTTCCGCCTGGTCTTCGAGTCGGACCTGACGAACGAGCCCGCGGTGCGCGAGCGCGTGGACCGCGTCAGCCTGCAGTGCGCGGAGGCGATCTCCGACGTGATCGCCGAGGACACCGGCCTGTCGAAGGACGAGTCGATGCTGCTCGCCGTCGGTCTGGGCGGCGTATCGCAGGTCGTGGCGCGCTACTGGCTCTCCAGCCGGTCGCAGATCCCGCGCGACAAGGCCGTGACGCTCCTGACGTCCCTGGCCTGGCGCGGCATCGCCGGCTTCCCGCTGCACGGCACCGACCACCACTGA
- a CDS encoding DUF3107 domain-containing protein has product MEVKIGVQHTPREIVLESGQTAEEVESAVSEALSGKVQLLTLVDEHGRKVLVPAERLAYVEIGEPTVRKVGFGPV; this is encoded by the coding sequence GTGGAGGTCAAGATCGGCGTGCAGCACACGCCCCGCGAGATCGTTCTGGAGAGCGGCCAGACCGCCGAGGAAGTCGAGAGCGCGGTGTCCGAGGCACTGTCCGGCAAGGTGCAGCTGCTGACTCTCGTGGACGAGCACGGCCGCAAGGTCCTGGTGCCGGCCGAGCGCCTGGCGTACGTGGAGATCGGTGAGCCGACGGTGCGCAAGGTGGGCTTCGGCCCCGTGTAG
- a CDS encoding ABC transporter substrate-binding protein — MRQPSVIARRVAAASVSVVLAAGAAACAGPEAGDAGGSSDAKPQKGGTLTVLNSNPQSDFDPARLYTSGGGNVPSLVFRTLTTRNREDGAAGAKVVPDLATDLGKPSKNATVWTYTLKKGVTYEDGSPITSADIKYGIERSFAAELSGGAPYLRDWLIGGADYQGPYKDKKGLDSIETPDARTIVFHLNKPEGEFPYLATQTQFTPVPKAKDTGTKYEEHPVSSGPYKIVKNENDGERLVLERNTHWSATTDEERKAYPDRIDVRSGLDSSVINQRLSAGQGADAAAVTTDTNLGPAELAKVSGDQKLAARVGTGHFGYTNYIAFNPKVKPFGNPKVRQAIATAVDRSSVINAAGGSSLAQAATTYLPNQKSFGYTAYDHFPAGASGNAQKAKELLEEAGYKKGLTVTLTHSNAKDFETSPEIATALQDALKKAGITVKLQGLEANDYSDTIHSAKKEPGFFLAHWGADWPSGGPFLAPIFDGRQIVKDGANFNTGFLDDKSVNDEIDSINKLTDLDAAAKRWGALDKKIGEQALTVPLFHPVYKRLYGPDVKNIVISDWTGVLDISQVSVK; from the coding sequence ATGCGTCAACCGTCCGTCATAGCGCGCCGCGTGGCCGCCGCATCCGTCAGCGTGGTCCTCGCCGCCGGCGCCGCCGCCTGCGCCGGGCCCGAGGCCGGCGACGCAGGGGGGAGCTCCGACGCCAAGCCGCAGAAGGGCGGCACCCTCACCGTCCTCAACTCCAACCCGCAGTCCGACTTCGACCCGGCGCGGCTCTACACCTCCGGCGGCGGCAACGTCCCCTCGCTCGTCTTCCGCACGCTGACCACCCGCAACCGCGAGGACGGCGCAGCGGGCGCGAAGGTCGTCCCCGACCTCGCCACCGACCTGGGCAAGCCCAGCAAGAACGCGACCGTGTGGACGTACACCCTGAAGAAGGGCGTCACCTACGAGGACGGCTCGCCCATCACGTCCGCCGACATCAAGTACGGCATCGAGCGGTCCTTCGCCGCCGAACTCTCCGGCGGCGCACCGTACTTGAGGGACTGGCTGATCGGTGGCGCCGACTACCAGGGCCCGTACAAGGACAAGAAGGGCCTCGACTCGATCGAGACCCCGGACGCGCGGACCATCGTCTTCCACCTGAACAAGCCCGAGGGCGAGTTCCCCTACCTGGCCACGCAGACGCAGTTCACGCCCGTGCCCAAGGCCAAGGACACCGGCACGAAGTACGAGGAGCACCCCGTCTCGTCCGGCCCGTACAAGATCGTCAAGAACGAGAACGACGGCGAGCGGCTCGTCCTGGAGCGCAACACGCACTGGTCCGCGACCACCGACGAGGAGCGCAAGGCCTACCCGGACCGGATCGACGTCCGTTCCGGTCTCGACTCCTCCGTCATCAACCAGCGGCTCTCCGCAGGTCAGGGCGCCGACGCCGCCGCGGTCACCACCGACACCAACCTCGGCCCCGCCGAACTCGCCAAGGTCAGCGGCGACCAGAAGCTCGCTGCCCGCGTCGGCACCGGTCACTTCGGCTACACGAACTACATCGCCTTCAACCCGAAGGTGAAGCCGTTCGGCAACCCGAAGGTGCGCCAGGCCATCGCCACCGCCGTCGACCGCTCGTCGGTGATCAACGCGGCCGGCGGATCCTCGCTCGCCCAGGCCGCGACGACCTACCTGCCGAACCAGAAGTCCTTCGGCTACACCGCGTACGACCACTTCCCGGCCGGCGCCTCGGGCAACGCGCAGAAGGCCAAGGAGCTGCTCGAGGAAGCCGGCTACAAGAAGGGCCTGACGGTCACCCTCACGCACTCCAACGCCAAGGACTTCGAGACCAGCCCGGAGATCGCCACCGCCCTCCAGGACGCCCTGAAGAAGGCCGGCATCACCGTCAAGCTCCAGGGCCTGGAGGCGAACGACTACTCGGACACGATCCACAGCGCCAAGAAGGAGCCCGGCTTCTTCCTCGCGCACTGGGGAGCCGACTGGCCCTCCGGCGGTCCGTTCCTCGCCCCGATCTTCGACGGCCGGCAGATCGTCAAGGACGGCGCGAACTTCAACACCGGCTTCCTCGACGACAAGTCCGTCAACGACGAGATCGACTCGATCAACAAGTTGACCGACCTCGACGCCGCCGCCAAGCGCTGGGGTGCACTGGACAAGAAGATCGGGGAGCAGGCACTGACCGTGCCGCTGTTCCACCCCGTGTACAAGCGCCTGTACGGACCGGACGTCAAGAACATCGTCATCAGCGACTGGACCGGCGTGCTCGACATCTCGCAGGTCTCGGTGAAGTGA
- a CDS encoding dipeptide ABC transporter ATP-binding protein — MSLVEVDALTVEFGDLRAVDTLSFRLEEGAALGIVGESGSGKSTVASALLGLHRGTGARVTGSVRVAGTDVQEADGEALRRLRGGTAAMVFQDPLSSLDPYYAVGDQIAEVYRAHSRASRRAARARAVEVLDRVGIPDAARRARSRPHEFSGGMRQRALIAMALACEPALLVADEPTTALDVTVQAQILDLLHGLREETGMGLVLVTHDVGVAAESVDDILVMRHGRAVERGAVADVLGAPSAVYTKELLGAVPRVDAARPQRPDATGDVLLEAVDLRREFGRGKRAFAAVDGVSLTVRRGETLGIVGESGSGKTTLGRMLVGLLEPTSGQVLLSGARADTGVQMVFQDPVSSLNPRRSVGESVADPLRARGDREVRGRVEELLERVGLDPAHYGRYPHEFSGGQRQRVGIARALAAEPRIIVCDEAVSALDVTTQAQVTGLLRELQDELGLALVFIAHDLAVVRQVSDRVAVMRKGRVVEYGTVDEVYGAPQDPYTRQLLAAVPALDPAVAARRRSARRELAAA, encoded by the coding sequence ATGAGCCTCGTCGAAGTGGACGCGCTCACCGTCGAGTTCGGGGACCTGCGGGCCGTCGACACGCTCTCCTTCCGCCTGGAGGAGGGCGCGGCGCTCGGGATCGTCGGCGAGTCCGGCTCCGGCAAGAGCACGGTCGCCTCCGCGCTCCTCGGCCTCCACCGGGGGACCGGCGCGCGCGTCACCGGATCCGTGCGGGTCGCCGGCACCGACGTGCAGGAAGCCGACGGCGAGGCCCTGCGGCGACTGCGGGGCGGGACGGCCGCGATGGTCTTCCAGGACCCGCTGTCCTCCCTCGACCCGTACTACGCCGTCGGCGACCAGATCGCCGAGGTGTACCGCGCGCACTCCAGGGCGTCCCGGCGCGCCGCACGCGCGCGTGCCGTGGAGGTGCTCGACCGCGTCGGCATCCCCGACGCCGCCCGCCGCGCGCGCTCACGCCCCCACGAGTTCAGCGGCGGCATGCGCCAGCGCGCCCTGATCGCCATGGCCCTGGCCTGCGAACCCGCCCTCCTCGTCGCCGACGAACCGACCACCGCCCTCGATGTCACCGTCCAGGCGCAGATCCTCGACCTGCTGCACGGACTGCGCGAGGAGACCGGCATGGGCCTCGTCCTCGTCACCCACGACGTGGGCGTCGCCGCCGAGAGCGTCGACGACATCCTCGTCATGCGCCACGGCCGCGCCGTCGAACGCGGAGCCGTCGCCGACGTGCTGGGCGCACCCTCCGCCGTGTACACGAAGGAACTGCTCGGCGCCGTCCCCCGCGTCGACGCGGCACGCCCGCAGCGCCCGGACGCGACGGGTGACGTCCTGCTCGAAGCGGTCGACCTGCGACGGGAGTTCGGGCGCGGCAAGCGTGCCTTCGCCGCCGTCGACGGGGTCTCCCTGACCGTGCGCCGGGGCGAGACCCTCGGAATCGTGGGCGAGAGCGGCAGCGGCAAGACCACGCTCGGGCGGATGCTCGTCGGGCTCCTCGAACCGACGTCCGGGCAGGTGCTCCTTTCAGGGGCGCGCGCCGACACGGGCGTGCAGATGGTGTTCCAGGACCCCGTCTCCTCCCTCAACCCCCGCCGCAGCGTGGGGGAGTCCGTCGCCGACCCGCTGCGGGCGCGCGGCGACAGGGAGGTGCGCGGCCGGGTCGAGGAACTCCTGGAACGCGTCGGGCTCGACCCGGCGCACTACGGGCGCTACCCGCACGAGTTCAGCGGCGGCCAGCGCCAGCGCGTCGGGATCGCCCGCGCGCTCGCCGCCGAACCGCGCATCATCGTGTGCGACGAAGCCGTCTCCGCCCTCGACGTCACGACCCAGGCCCAGGTCACCGGCCTGCTGCGGGAACTCCAGGACGAGCTGGGCCTCGCCCTCGTCTTCATCGCCCACGACCTCGCCGTCGTCCGCCAGGTCAGCGACCGGGTCGCCGTCATGCGCAAGGGACGCGTCGTCGAGTACGGCACCGTGGACGAGGTCTACGGAGCGCCACAGGACCCGTACACCCGGCAGCTGCTCGCCGCCGTGCCGGCGCTCGATCCGGCCGTCGCCGCGCGACGGCGCTCCGCCCGCAGGGAGCTGGCCGCAGCATGA
- a CDS encoding DUF3492 domain-containing protein, whose translation MRIGLLTEGGYPYVSGEARLWCDRLVRGLEQHEFDLYALSRSQDQEDRGWIELPPQVSRVRTAPMWTADDDSTGYGRRARRRFADAYAELATAVCTGASPDTTGLAGAPAASAGTEADRFGNALYALAELARDEGGLVGALRSETAVRTLERACRAPGALRAARAARVPDLLAVAGQIERALRPLSLDWYGDDGLGSVDLCHATSGGPAALPGLVARHFSGVPLLVTEYGVQLRAHYIAASDAELSAPVRAMLAAFHGRLAAETYRQAAIITPGNTHARRWQERCGADRARLRTVHPGMEASRFAEIGEREEPGEPGTLVWVGRIEPSKDLISLLHAFAEIRKEEPKARLRLVGAPAEGPDAAAYLAHCKALAAQLFPDEAEGAHAMGDNPVSFEEIGGPETPDLADAYAAGSVVVLSSIVEGFPISLVEAMFCGRATVSTDAGAVVEVIGGTGLVVPPRNPRALAEACVSLLRDPGRRERLGAAARARALELFTVEQNITAFHGIYLEIVSHCPVRREAVDDAGEPLPFANPPEAHVPGRWTAPTSESGGGFGTWLAGRSASGSAPSWAGTEGEAAAPGGGAGAVGAAGCIGSGGGVGVGSGGGGERPAGAQGQLAGAFPGGEGDA comes from the coding sequence GTGCGCATCGGACTGCTTACGGAGGGTGGCTATCCGTATGTGAGCGGTGAGGCCAGACTCTGGTGCGACCGGCTCGTGCGCGGGCTCGAGCAGCACGAGTTCGACCTCTACGCGCTCAGCCGCAGCCAGGACCAGGAGGACCGCGGCTGGATCGAACTGCCGCCGCAGGTCAGCCGGGTGCGCACCGCGCCGATGTGGACCGCCGACGACGACAGCACCGGCTACGGGCGCCGCGCCAGGCGACGCTTCGCCGACGCGTACGCGGAGCTGGCCACGGCCGTCTGCACCGGGGCTTCCCCCGACACCACCGGCCTCGCGGGTGCGCCCGCCGCCTCCGCCGGCACCGAGGCGGACCGTTTCGGCAACGCGCTCTACGCCCTCGCCGAACTCGCCCGCGACGAAGGCGGACTCGTCGGCGCCCTGCGCTCCGAAACCGCCGTGCGCACACTGGAGCGCGCCTGCCGCGCACCGGGCGCCCTGCGCGCGGCCCGCGCCGCCCGCGTCCCCGACCTCCTCGCCGTCGCCGGACAGATCGAACGCGCCCTGCGCCCGCTCTCCCTCGACTGGTACGGAGACGACGGCCTCGGCTCGGTCGACCTGTGCCACGCCACCTCCGGCGGCCCCGCCGCCCTCCCCGGACTCGTCGCCCGCCACTTCTCCGGCGTCCCCCTCCTCGTCACCGAGTACGGCGTACAGCTGCGGGCCCACTACATCGCGGCCTCGGACGCCGAACTCAGCGCCCCCGTACGGGCGATGCTCGCCGCATTCCACGGCCGCCTCGCCGCCGAGACCTACCGGCAGGCCGCGATCATCACCCCCGGCAACACCCACGCCCGGCGCTGGCAGGAGCGGTGCGGCGCCGACCGCGCGAGACTGCGTACCGTCCACCCCGGCATGGAGGCCTCCCGCTTCGCCGAGATCGGCGAGCGCGAGGAGCCGGGCGAGCCCGGCACCCTCGTCTGGGTCGGCCGCATCGAACCCTCCAAGGACCTGATCTCCCTCCTCCACGCCTTCGCGGAGATCCGCAAGGAGGAGCCCAAGGCCCGCCTGCGCCTCGTCGGAGCGCCTGCCGAGGGACCCGACGCCGCCGCCTACCTCGCCCACTGCAAGGCACTCGCCGCCCAGCTCTTCCCCGACGAGGCGGAGGGCGCCCACGCGATGGGCGACAACCCGGTCTCCTTCGAGGAGATCGGCGGGCCCGAGACGCCCGACCTCGCGGACGCGTACGCCGCCGGGAGCGTCGTCGTCCTGTCGAGCATCGTCGAGGGGTTCCCCATCAGCCTCGTCGAGGCGATGTTCTGCGGACGCGCGACGGTCTCGACCGACGCGGGCGCGGTCGTCGAGGTCATCGGCGGCACCGGCCTGGTGGTCCCGCCGCGCAATCCGCGGGCACTCGCCGAGGCGTGTGTGTCGCTGCTGCGTGACCCGGGGCGCCGTGAACGGCTCGGCGCCGCCGCGCGGGCACGAGCGCTCGAACTCTTCACCGTCGAGCAGAACATCACGGCATTTCACGGCATTTACCTGGAGATCGTCTCCCACTGCCCCGTGCGCCGTGAAGCCGTGGACGACGCGGGCGAACCCCTGCCCTTCGCCAACCCCCCGGAGGCCCATGTGCCGGGCCGCTGGACCGCACCGACGAGCGAGTCGGGCGGAGGCTTCGGCACGTGGCTGGCGGGGCGCTCCGCTTCTGGGAGCGCGCCCAGCTGGGCGGGGACGGAGGGGGAGGCGGCTGCCCCGGGGGGCGGCGCCGGAGCTGTGGGTGCGGCTGGGTGTATCGGCTCGGGCGGTGGCGTCGGCGTTGGTTCGGGTGGTGGCGGGGAGCGGCCGGCCGGTGCGCAAGGCCAGTTGGCCGGGGCCTTTCCCGGTGGGGAGGGGGACGCGTGA
- a CDS encoding ABC transporter permease: MTEALVASETAGADAVTASAPVSGARQFWRRLRAQRAALVAAAVVALLVLIALGAPLLALIEGQDPNTYHPHLIDSARGGVPVGAFGGAGGEHWLGVEPQTGRDLFTRLVYGARVSLGVALAATVVQVFIGVTVGITAGLGNRWVDQILSRATDVIVALPLMILALALMAIVPGGFPRPVLVALVIGLVAWGGTAKIVRAQTITLKERDFVAAARLSGWPTWQIARRELLPSLAAPVITYASLLVPTNVTVEAALSFLGVGVKPPTPSWGQMLTAADVWYQAAPQYLLLPAGALFVTVLALTVLGDGVRTALDPRAASRLRIGTGRRREADA; encoded by the coding sequence ATGACCGAGGCACTCGTGGCCTCGGAGACCGCAGGGGCGGACGCCGTCACGGCGTCCGCCCCCGTCTCCGGAGCCCGTCAGTTCTGGCGGCGCCTGCGCGCGCAGCGCGCCGCCCTCGTCGCGGCGGCCGTCGTCGCCCTGCTCGTCCTGATCGCGCTCGGGGCCCCGCTCCTCGCGCTGATCGAGGGCCAGGACCCGAACACGTACCACCCCCACCTCATCGACTCCGCGCGCGGCGGCGTGCCCGTCGGCGCGTTCGGCGGGGCCGGCGGCGAGCACTGGCTCGGCGTCGAACCGCAGACCGGACGCGACCTGTTCACCCGCCTCGTCTACGGAGCCCGGGTCTCCCTCGGCGTCGCGCTCGCCGCCACCGTCGTCCAGGTGTTCATCGGCGTCACCGTCGGCATCACGGCCGGGCTCGGCAACCGCTGGGTCGACCAGATCCTCAGCCGTGCCACCGACGTCATCGTCGCGCTGCCCCTGATGATCCTCGCGCTCGCCCTGATGGCGATCGTCCCGGGCGGCTTTCCCCGGCCCGTCCTCGTCGCCCTCGTGATCGGGCTCGTGGCCTGGGGCGGCACCGCGAAGATCGTGCGCGCCCAGACCATCACCCTCAAGGAACGCGACTTCGTGGCCGCGGCCCGGCTCAGCGGCTGGCCCACCTGGCAGATCGCCCGCCGCGAACTCCTCCCCTCGCTCGCCGCGCCCGTCATCACGTACGCGTCCCTGCTCGTCCCGACGAACGTCACCGTCGAGGCGGCCCTCTCGTTCCTCGGCGTCGGCGTCAAACCGCCCACACCCTCCTGGGGACAGATGCTCACCGCCGCCGACGTCTGGTACCAGGCCGCACCGCAGTACCTACTGCTGCCCGCAGGCGCGCTCTTCGTGACCGTGCTCGCGCTCACCGTCCTCGGCGACGGCGTGCGCACCGCGCTCGACCCGCGCGCCGCGTCCCGCCTGCGCATCGGCACGGGCCGCAGGCGGGAGGCCGACGCATGA